From Drosophila nasuta strain 15112-1781.00 chromosome X, ASM2355853v1, whole genome shotgun sequence, one genomic window encodes:
- the LOC132795901 gene encoding uncharacterized protein LOC132795901 — MAFLSGGGLNCNCIYVLCLIIFAWQLCVAKQLPLPANVAAAAATNGATTNVGRSSSSSSNNNNNNNGGGSGGVVHQPRHESYVADDIDDESDAAAAAPPATRRRRQVSDWFIAPNTRWCGKGNLANGTYNQLGGASMADKCCRTHDHCQKFIPALSTRYELFNYRPYTLSHCKCDRRFRTCLKMAHDEDANTIGKLFFNMVQTQCFVLKTEYVCTQRGSDPDDCIKGFERKKAYLKDNLKF; from the coding sequence aTGGCTTTCTTAAGCGGCGGCGGACtcaactgcaattgcatttatgTGTTGTGCCTAATTATTTTCGCCTGGCAGCTATGCGTTGCTAAACAATTGCCATTGCCCGCCAATGTCGCAGCTGCCGCAGCCACCAACggtgcaacaacaaatgttggccgcagcagtagcagcagcagtaacaacaacaataataacaacggCGGGGGCAGCGGAGGTGTAGTGCATCAACCACGTCATGAATCGTATGTTGCTGATGACATTGATGACGAAAGCGATGCAGCCGCGGCAGCGCCACCTGCAacgcgacgacgacgtcagGTATCCGATTGGTTCATTGCGCCAAATACACGCTGGTGCGGCAAGGGTAATTTGGCCAATGGTACCTACAATCAATTGGGCGGCGCATCGATGGCCGATAAATGCTGTCGCACACACGATCACTGCCAAAAATTCATACCTGCGCTCTCCACTCGATACGAACTCTTCAATTATCGACCCTACACACTGTCGCACTGCAAGTGTGATCGACGTTTTCGCACCTGTTTGAAAATGGCGCACGACGAGGATGCCAATACGATTGGCAAACTGTTTTTCAACATGGTGCAGACGCAATGTTTCGTACTCAAAACGGAGTATGTGTGCACGCAGCGCGGCAGCGATCCTGATGATTGTATCAAGGGTTTTGAGCGTAAGAAAGCCTACCTCAAGGACAATCTCAAGttttaa
- the LOC132796515 gene encoding uncharacterized protein LOC132796515 isoform X2 produces MCLFFLRKIMEHSADVVAKREIPRIFLDSAVDIEDVSQEDSDVTPSNLTLRPQKSRMHLGIDTYQHIAQLCNMLDSQSCVCDAKLLIFAAAANSEGYRSTLVPIPPLFMGESFYDIERLRRIVAMWPTCRQMLKDLQRSTSRSTHISAGHIHLLHWVLIAQSNPILRRYKVRRFAGLCRDLRLQHSPSIRPREVLSVTYKDKQHTVKKASNCRRRYVCFGCPLQLLYRLLIMGRMDNNWAGPLRLYDRVDAALAQCTVTSLPLPENCWSCSCFGRAPRCVLICELLLDRLSSRQQLLNHHNELIIEDTSCLLVQYLLIFTEHNEPLLDLQATSSRQLNPPTGQPPLGASFKRQFKPHCSAQRYRGGLRQPLDISSFLLGSWRAWDIC; encoded by the exons atgtgtttattttttttacgtAAAATTATGGAACATTCTGCAGATGTGGTCGCAAAAAGAGAGATACCAAGGATATTCTTGGACAGTGCTGTCGACATTGAAGATGTCTCGCAAGAGGATTCAGA CGTAACACCAAGTAATCTCACATTGCGACCCCAAAAAAGTCGAATGCATTTAGGTATTGACACCTATCAGCATATCGCTCAGTTGTGCAACATGCTCGACTCCCAAAGCTGTGTCTGCgatgcgaaacttttgatatttgCAGCGGCTGCCAATAGCGAAGGATATCGTAGCACTTTGGTGCCCATTCCGCCGCTCTTCATGGGCGAATCCTTCTACGACATTGAGCGATTGCGTCGCATTGTTGCCATGTGGCCCACTTGCCGTCAAATGCTCAAGGATTTGCAGAGGTCGACGTCGAGAAGCACACACATAAGCGCTGGTCACATACATCTGTTGCATTGGGTGCTCATCGCACAGTCGAATCCCATTTTGAGACGCTACAAAGTCCGTCGCTTTGCTGGTTTGTGCAGGGATCTGCGCTTGCAGCATTCCCCGTCGATTCGTCCTCGAGAGGTGTTGAGTGTTACCTACAAGGATAAACAGCACACAGTCAAAAAAGCCAGCAACTGTCGTCGTCGTTACGTGTGTTTTGGTTGCCCATTGCAGCTGCTCTATCGCCTGCTAATCATGGGACGCATGGACAACAATTGGGCGGGTCCATTGCGTCTCTATGATCGCGTGGATGCCGCGTTGGCTCAGTGCACGGTCACgtcgttgccattgccagagAATTGCTGGTCATGTTCGTGCTTTGGACGTGCACCACGTTGTGTGCTGATCTGTGAGCTGCTCTTGGATAGGTTGTCTTCGCGACAGCAGCTGTTGAATCACCACAATGAGCTGATCATCGAGGACACGTCGTGCTTGCTTGTACAGTATTTGCTAATCTTTACGGAGCACAATGAACCGCTGCTCGACTTGCAAGCTACATCCAGTCGCCAATTGAATCCTCCAACTGGACAGCCACCCTTAGGCGCCAGTTTCAAGAGACAGTTTAAGCCACATTGCAGTGCTCAAAGATATCGCGGGGGGCTGCGGCAGCCGCTGGATATTTCGTCTTTTTTGCTTGGCTCCTGGCGCGCATGGGACATTTGCTAG
- the LOC132796515 gene encoding uncharacterized protein LOC132796515 isoform X1 translates to MCLFFLRKIMEHSADVVAKREIPRIFLDSAVDIEDVSQEDSDSVTPSNLTLRPQKSRMHLGIDTYQHIAQLCNMLDSQSCVCDAKLLIFAAAANSEGYRSTLVPIPPLFMGESFYDIERLRRIVAMWPTCRQMLKDLQRSTSRSTHISAGHIHLLHWVLIAQSNPILRRYKVRRFAGLCRDLRLQHSPSIRPREVLSVTYKDKQHTVKKASNCRRRYVCFGCPLQLLYRLLIMGRMDNNWAGPLRLYDRVDAALAQCTVTSLPLPENCWSCSCFGRAPRCVLICELLLDRLSSRQQLLNHHNELIIEDTSCLLVQYLLIFTEHNEPLLDLQATSSRQLNPPTGQPPLGASFKRQFKPHCSAQRYRGGLRQPLDISSFLLGSWRAWDIC, encoded by the exons atgtgtttattttttttacgtAAAATTATGGAACATTCTGCAGATGTGGTCGCAAAAAGAGAGATACCAAGGATATTCTTGGACAGTGCTGTCGACATTGAAGATGTCTCGCAAGAGGATTCAGA CAGCGTAACACCAAGTAATCTCACATTGCGACCCCAAAAAAGTCGAATGCATTTAGGTATTGACACCTATCAGCATATCGCTCAGTTGTGCAACATGCTCGACTCCCAAAGCTGTGTCTGCgatgcgaaacttttgatatttgCAGCGGCTGCCAATAGCGAAGGATATCGTAGCACTTTGGTGCCCATTCCGCCGCTCTTCATGGGCGAATCCTTCTACGACATTGAGCGATTGCGTCGCATTGTTGCCATGTGGCCCACTTGCCGTCAAATGCTCAAGGATTTGCAGAGGTCGACGTCGAGAAGCACACACATAAGCGCTGGTCACATACATCTGTTGCATTGGGTGCTCATCGCACAGTCGAATCCCATTTTGAGACGCTACAAAGTCCGTCGCTTTGCTGGTTTGTGCAGGGATCTGCGCTTGCAGCATTCCCCGTCGATTCGTCCTCGAGAGGTGTTGAGTGTTACCTACAAGGATAAACAGCACACAGTCAAAAAAGCCAGCAACTGTCGTCGTCGTTACGTGTGTTTTGGTTGCCCATTGCAGCTGCTCTATCGCCTGCTAATCATGGGACGCATGGACAACAATTGGGCGGGTCCATTGCGTCTCTATGATCGCGTGGATGCCGCGTTGGCTCAGTGCACGGTCACgtcgttgccattgccagagAATTGCTGGTCATGTTCGTGCTTTGGACGTGCACCACGTTGTGTGCTGATCTGTGAGCTGCTCTTGGATAGGTTGTCTTCGCGACAGCAGCTGTTGAATCACCACAATGAGCTGATCATCGAGGACACGTCGTGCTTGCTTGTACAGTATTTGCTAATCTTTACGGAGCACAATGAACCGCTGCTCGACTTGCAAGCTACATCCAGTCGCCAATTGAATCCTCCAACTGGACAGCCACCCTTAGGCGCCAGTTTCAAGAGACAGTTTAAGCCACATTGCAGTGCTCAAAGATATCGCGGGGGGCTGCGGCAGCCGCTGGATATTTCGTCTTTTTTGCTTGGCTCCTGGCGCGCATGGGACATTTGCTAG
- the LOC132796516 gene encoding E3 ubiquitin-protein ligase MARCHF5, translated as MLRSRWHQSDHGTEERMCWICLNTDEELRVPSTWLQPCLCRGTNKWVHEACLSRWIDEKQQLNPDVSVSCPQCHTEYIIVMPPICRFDAILERVEKTYGLLCPSVLMGMLATVFYIATLSYGALTMHQIAGYERSLQLMKDDPTLLMIVLPSVPAGLLLLRRLDWDSWLVRWLRRRQRQPMAREHLDEHGEPLPGAPLDDEYFDGMEPIDDGDMLQGGTLNTENIERATCRFCTILSLPTFSVLIGQTLYSNLNSRMLSILLGAITFEVVKGLIWVYMRQCKYYRRRYRSVLNYTAENVELSGRSI; from the coding sequence ATGCTGCGATCCCGCTGGCATCAATCGGACCATGGCACTGAGGAGCGCATGTGCTGGATATGCTTGAATACGGACGAGGAGCTGCGTGTGCCCAGCACTTGGCTGCAGCCCTGCCTCTGTCGGGGCACCAACAAATGGGTGCACGAGGCATGTCTCAGCCGCTGGATTGACGAGAAGCAACAGCTCAATCCCGATGTGTCCGTTAGTTGCCCCCAATGCCACACTGAATACATTATTGTGATGCCACCGATTTGCCGATTCGATGCAATACTCGAACGTGTTGAGAAGACTTACGGTTTGCTGTGTCCAAGCGTCTTGATGGGCATGCTGGCCACGGTATTCTACATAGCCACATTGTCGTATGGTGCGCTGACAATGCATCAGATTGCTGGCTATGAGCGCAGTTTGCAGCTGATGAAGGATGATCCGACATTACTGATGATTGTGTTGCCATCGGTGCCGGCGGGATTGTTGCTTCTGCGTCGCCTCGATTGGGACAGTTGGCTGGTGCGTTGgctgcgacggcgacagcgtcAGCCAATGGCACGCGAGCATTTGGATGAGCATGGCGAACCATTGCCGGGTGCTCCGCTGGACGATGAGTATTTCGATGGCATGGAACCCATTGACGACGGCGATATGCTGCAAGGCGGCACACTGAACACCGAAAATATTGAACGTGCTACCTGCCGCTTTTGCACCATACTCAGCTTGCCCACATTTTCGGTGCTCATTGGACAGACGCTTTACAGTAATTTAAACAGCAGAATGCTGAGCATACTGCTGGGCGCCATTACGTTTGAGGTTGTGAAGGGTTTGATTTGGGTTTATATGCGGCAATGTAAATATTATCGGCGGCGTTATCGCAGCGTGTTGAACTACACGGCTGAGAATGTAGAGCTCAGCGGCAGatccatttaa